One window from the genome of Chaetodon trifascialis isolate fChaTrf1 chromosome 20, fChaTrf1.hap1, whole genome shotgun sequence encodes:
- the purbb gene encoding transcriptional regulator protein Pur-beta, producing the protein MVELKMADGDSGSERGGSSGGGGGGGFQHFQRDQETQELASKRLDIQNKRFYLDVKQNSKGRFIKIAEVGAGGSKSRLTLSLSVAAEFRDYLGDFIEHYAQLGPSSPEQIAQASVGEDGGPRRALKSEFLVRENRKYYLDLKENQRGRFLRIRQTVNRGPGFGVGGPVGGMLAGQTIALPAQGLIEFRDALAKLIDDYGGDDEELTGGMAAGGYSELPEGTSIMVDSKRFFFDVGSNKYGVFLRVSEVKPSYRNSITIPFKAWSKFGGAFSRYAEEMKEIQERQRDKMYERRDESEGDDVDDD; encoded by the coding sequence ATGGTGGAGCTGAAGATGGCGGATGGAGACAGCGGGAGTGAGCGAGGTGGTAGCAGCGGGGGAGGCGGTGGAGGCGGCTTCCAGCACTTCCAGAGGGACCAGGAGACCCAGGAGCTGGCGTCCAAGCGCCTTGACATCCAGAACAAACGCTTCTACCTGGACGTCAAGCAGAACAGCAAGGGCAGGTTCATCAAAATCGCCGAGGTAGGGGCCGGGGGCTCTAAAAGTCGCTTGACCCTCTCCCTGTCAGTGGCGGCGGAGTTCCGTGACTACCTCGGGGATTTCATCGAGCACTACGCCCAGCTGGGGCCTAGCAGTCCGGAGCAGATCGCCCAGGCCAGCGTGGGTGAGGACGGCGGCCCCAGGCGAGCTCTCAAGAGCGAGTTTCTCGTCCGGGAAAACCGCAAGTACTACCTGGACTTGAAGGAGAACCAGCGGGGGAGGTTCCTGCGGATCCGGCAGACCGTAAACCGGGGACCTGGATTTGGAGTTGGGGGCCCTGTGGGCGGCATGCTGGCTGGCCAGACCATAGCCCTTCCGGCCCAGGGGCTAATAGAGTTCAGAGACGCCCTCGCTAAGCTCATAGATGATTACGGAGGAGACGACGAGGAGCTGACCGGAGGCATGGCCGCCGGGGGCTACAGCGAGCTTCCCGAGGGCACCTCCATCATGGTGGACTCCAAACGGTTCTTTTTCGACGTCGGGTCCAACAAATACGGAGTGTTCCTGCGTGTGAGCGAGGTGAAGCCGAGCTACAGGAACTCTATCACCATCCCGTTCAAAGCCTGGAGCAAATTCGGAGGCGCGTTCAGCAGATACGCcgaggagatgaaggagatccaggagaggcagagggataAAATGtacgagaggagagacgagtCCGAGGGAGATGACGTGGATGACGACTGA
- the ved gene encoding ventrally expressed dharma/bozozok antagonist, with protein sequence MRGHFSIEWMAQSSQPAGTDAVPASGPTTCGTHSESLPGFYCRQKSEKEPEHEEDRRQGLEAFSLKQSSHSSQVTEAGFSSGTEEETSGYESEGCPSVSPSTPADCTSASPASPPSGRRPRTAFTAEQISSMEKAFKRNAYLGTQDKAELCRKLNLSDKQIRNWFQNRRMKLKRSVQDALAQACQANVASQLMHYPELQAYRPGPYTRYHPTAVAAAAEGPAAASYIHPHGLQYSSPLPSVSTLPLDSFYQYSSLPAVMLPSASTQLMGSYPPYPQYY encoded by the exons atgagGGGACACTTTTCCATCGAGTGGATGGCCCAGAGCAGCCAGCCGGCGGGGACGGACGCCGTCCCTGCCTCTGGACCCACCACCTGTGGGACACACTCAGAGAGTCTGCCGGGTTTCTACTGCAGGCAAAAGTCTGAAAAGGAGCCAGAACATGAGGAAGACAGGCGGCAGGGACTCGAAGCTTTCAGCCTGAAGCAAAGCTCTCACAGCAGTCAAG TGACTGAGGCGGGCTTCAGCAgcggcacagaggaggagacctCCGGCTACGAGAGCGAAGGCTGTCCCTCCGTCTCCCCCTCGACCCCCGCCGACTGCACCTCCGCCTCACCGGCGTCGCCTCCGTCAGGGAGGAGGCCCCGTACGGCCTTCACGGCGGAGCAGATCAGCAGCATGGAGAAGGCCTTCAAGAGGAACGCTTACCTGGGAACACAAGACAAGGCGGAGCTGTGCAGGAAGCTCAACCTGTCGGACAAACAG ATCAGAAACTGGTTCCAGAACAGGCGGATGAAGCTGAAGCGCTCGGTGCAGGACGCCCTGGCTCAGGCCTGTCAGGCAAACGTGGCCTCTCAGCTGATGCACTACCCCGAGCTGCAGGCCTACAGGCCGGGGCCGTACACCAGGTATCACCCCACAGCAGTGGCGGCGGCGGCAGAAGGCCCGGCTGCCGCCTCCTACATCCACCCCCACGGCCTGCAGTACAGCTCGCCTCTGCCCAGCGTCTCCACTCTGCCGCTGGACTCTTTTTACCAGTACAGCAGCCTCCCAGCGGTCATGCTGCCCTCTGCCTCCACCCAGCTCATGGGCTCCTACCCGCCGTATCCTCAGTATTACTGA
- the polm gene encoding DNA-directed DNA/RNA polymerase mu: MVPLKRRKVASSHTGNTGSDCEGREVPNQFPQVVLFLLERKMGASRRAFLSQLGRRKGFQVEDLFSQSVSHVISENNRGDEVRAWLDSQVRGHTPVHLLDVSWYTESMRAGRPVDILDRHKLQEQPTDEAEVLVFSVPSYACQRRTTLDNHNSVLTDALSLLAENAELSEDDGRGVAFRRAAAVLKALPGAVTDMTQLRGLPCLGGHSLRVIKEILDNGASSEVESTKQSERYKALKVLTGIFGVGAKTADRWIKEGICDLHQLQDSGQTLNRTQRAGLDHYDDLSRPVTKAEADAIGEVVEAAVASVLPGARVTLIGGFRRGKLTGHDVDFLITHPEEGREVGLMPKVVSWLESRGFLLYQKTTRNSYLESKTGPGRPSSNMDRFERCLSIFKLTEEERGGNEETKRQSLSTPDPDPQSHAQIHRGGPDADQTKPAERGPWRAVRVDLVVSPISQFAFALLGWTGSKLFERELRRWAAHEKTMSLSSHALYDNKQKRYLRATSEEEIFAHLGLEYIHPSDRNA, from the exons ATGGTGCCATTAAAGAGAAGAAAGGTCGCCTCCTCTCATACTGGGAACACTGGGAGTGACTGCGAGGGACGTGAAGTGCCAAACCAGTTCCCTCAGGTTGTTTTATTCCTGCTGGAAAGGAAAATGGGAGCCAGTCGAAgagcttttctctctcagctcgGTCGAAGAAAAGGATTTCAAGTGGAGGATTTGTTCAG TCAAAGCGTCTCACACGTCATTTCTGAGAACAACCGTGGCGACGAGGTCAGAGCGTGGCTCGACtcgcaggtcagaggtcatacGCCCGTTCACCTGCTGGACGTCAGCTGGTACACTGAGAGCATGCGTGCAGGACGGCCCGTTGACATACTGGACAGACACAAACTGCAG GAGCAGCCGACTGATGAAGCAGAGGTGTTGGTGTTCTCCGTCCCCAGCTACGCCTGTCAGAGACGAACCACCCTGGACAACCATAACAGCGTCCTCACT GACGCTCTGTCCCTCCTGGCTGAAAACGCTGAGCTCAGCGAAGACGACGGGCGAGGCGTCGCCTTTCGACGGGCCGCCGCCGTGTTGAAGGCTCTGCCCGGGGCGGTGACGGACATGACGCAGCTCAGAGGGCTGCCCTGCCTTGGAGGACATTCGCTCAGAGTCATCAAA GAGATTTTGGATAATGGAGCATCAAGTGAAGTCGAATCCACGAAGCAGTCGGAGCGCTACAAAGCTCTGAAG GTCTTAACGGGTATTTTTGGAGTCGGAGCGAAAACAGCAGATCGATGGATCAAAGAGGGGATTTGCGACCTTCACCAGTTACAGGATTCGGGCCAAACGCTGAACCGGACGCAGCGAGCAG GCCTCGATCACTACGACGACCTCAGCCGGCCGGTCACGAAGGCAGAGGCCGACGCCATCGGTGAGGTCGTGGAGGCAGCCGTCGCGTCCGTGTTACCGGGCGCACGTGTGACTCTGATCGGAGGATTCAGGAG gggGAAGCTGACCGGCCATGACGTCGACTTCCTGATAACACACCCAGAGGAGGGCCGAGAGGTGGGGCTGATGCCCAAAGTGGTGTCCTGGTTGGAGTCACGG GGCTTCCTGTTGTACCAGAAAACCACGAGGAACTCTTACCTGGAGTCTAAGACCGGTCCTGGCCGGCCCTCCTCCAACATGGACCGCTTCGAGAGGTGTCTGTCCATCTTTAAACTGaccgaggaggagagaggagggaacgAAGAGACGAAGAGGCAGAGTCTGAGCACGCCTGATCCAGATCCACAATCACACGCTCAGATCCACCGAGGCGGACCGGACGCGGATCAGACAAAACCTGCAGAACGCGGGCCGTGGAGGGCCGTGAGAGTGGACCTGGTGGTCTCTCCCATCAGCCAGTTTGCCTTCGCTCTGCTGGGGTGGACGGGGTCAAAG CTGTTTGAGCGGGAGCTGCGGCGCTGGGCAGCCCACGAGAAGACCATGTCCCTGAGCAGCCATGCCCTGTATGACAACAAACAG AAACGTTACCTGAGAGCGACGTCAGAGGAGGAGATATTCGCTCATCTTGGTCTGGAGTACATTCATCCGTCAGACAGAAACGCCTGA